The DNA segment AAAACTCCTCTACGGGAACCTCTGGGACAGCGGCAGAGACGCGATCGCCAACGCCGAAATTCCGGACGTTGGTCTAGAGCAACTCGGCGGTATCAAGCAGTCGATCGAGAAACTCGTCGACGAGAAGATCCGTCAGCGGTTCGGTGGGGATGAACACGTCAATAACTCCGAGGACCTAACCTGATATGAAAGCAAAAATAACTGGGGAAAATGACCGGAGTGTCGGTCTGCATGTAACTGATAAGAACGAGAATAAGCACAAAATAGAATTGAGGCAAGAAGGGGGAGAAATCTATCATCATCTCTGTGATGCGTATGCAGACAAAGCAGCCGATCGCACTCCAGAAGAAAACGAGGTGAACAATCAGGCGCGCCGTTTCGCCCAGTACTACGTCTACTGCGAGCGCGGCTACGACACGGTGCCGCCGCACATCCATCCGGAGCGTCTCAACGCCGTTCGCGTCGCCATCGCCACCCTCTCTGAATCGGCGTTCGAGCACCACTTCGGCGACCTGTACCAGCAACTTCGGAGTCACGAGGACGCCGGTATCGAGCGCGTCGTCCCGATTCCGTCGGCGGCGAAACGCCCCGACTCCGTGCTCTATCGCAAGAACGCCTACCTCGGGGTAAACCCACTCGAAACCGAGTTCGCCAGCGAGGCGGAATCGATCGCCGCGCGTCACGGTCTAGACCTCTCGGCGGAGACCCTCGAAACCCGTTCGCTCGGTGGTGTCACCGACGCGGCACTCGACGCCTGGCGGGAGGTCGGCGAGGAACTCGCCGGATTGGTCGACGCTGCCGATGGTAATCTCTCCGAGAGCCTGGAACTCGCTGGCACCTCGTCACTACACATGACGTACATAGACGACCGCGGCGAGGAGCACGTCACCGACTCCGACGAACCGTTCGACCGCGACCCGGACGCCCGATTCGAGTTGCCGGTGATGGATGCCGGGTCGCTCTCTGAGTTCCAGGACTACCTGAACCACAACCTCGCCTGCCAGGTACGCGATGCGTTCGTCCGGATGGGGCTACAGCCGCCGGAACCGTTCCAGATACTCGGCTATGGTGATTTCGAAGCCGCAGAGCAGTACAAACGTCTGGATATGTACCCCAACTACGTCGATCCGGAACTGGAGACTCAGGGGCTGTTCTCGAAACTGACGTCGCTCGTCTGAGCGGTGTTCCGCCCGTGTGGCGTCCACGAACTCTCCGACTGGCCGGTCTGGTCTCAGTCACCCGAACTTCGCCAGGAGCCGGTCGTAGAAGTCCGCGGGGTCCGAACCGCCGTCTGCGCTCTCGCGCGGGTTTCCGCTGCCAGCTGTGCCGTCGTCCGACACCCCTTCGCTTCCGGCCTCCGTGGCCAGTTTCTCGACGATCAACTCCGGCGTCGAGCGGGCGAGGTGGTCCGGGACCGGTGATCGATCGACCTGCAACTCGCCGTTGACCAGCCCCGTCGCCTCGATGCCGTCGACGGGGACGTCGTACCCCGCGGTCTCGCGGATCTCGTCGGCGAGGTGGGAGACGAAGACGGCCGTGGCGTCCCGTTCGGCGAGCGCTTCGAGGATGCCGGCGATGATCTTCGCGCTCGCGCCGGGTTCGGTGATGCTCTCAAGTTCGTCGACGAGCACCAGCCCGCCGTCGGCGCCGGTCGCGAGGTCCGCGAAGTCGCGAACGGTGGACTCGAACGCGCCGGCGTCGAGCGTCCCCTGCGTCTTGGCGTGGTAGTGCAGCCCGTCGAAGCGCCGGAGGCGGACCGAGTCGGCGGGGACGGGTAGGCCCATGTGCGCGAGGGCGACGACCGCGGCGACGAGATCGAGCGTCGAGGTCTTCCCACCGCTGTTGACCCCCGAGAGCAGGCGGACGCCGTCGATCTCGTAGTCGACGGGATCGATTCGGTCGGGCGGCTCGTCGAGTACCGGCGAGCGCCCGCCCACGATCTCGATGTCTGGCGCGGACCCGGCGTCGACTCCGTCCGGCGCTTCCCCCTCGGTACCGCCGACGGTCGCGGGGTCACCGGCGTCGTCATCTACGAACACGGGCAGGGCACAGTCGTAGTCGGCGGCGAAGCGAGCGATCGCGAGTTCGACGTCGATTTCCAGCGCCTGGCGGACGAGCGTTTCCGCGTCCGCTCGCATGCCCGCGAGCGTGTTCGCGAGGTCGCGCTTTCGCTCTCCCGCTCGTCGGTCCATCGCGGCCTGGAGATCCTCTCGGAGCCGTGCGACCACGTCAGCCTCGTGGGCGACGGGGAAGGTGGCCTCGTCGGGGAACGCCCGGGCGGCCACCTCGGCCTCGGCGTCGTCCAGGGCCAGGCCCTCGATCAGGTGCGTACGCGCCGCGTCGACGGCGGCGTCGTACTCGTCGGCCAGTTCGCGCGAGAGCAGCGAGTCGGCGCCGGCACCACGTTCGACCAGCGAGAGCAGGTCCGATCCCTCGATGGTGACGTCCTGCTCGACGATGGCGTCTTTGAGTTGTGCGTTCGCCAGGTCCTCGGCAGCCACGACGACGTCGTCGAGGTCGTCGAGTGCGTCTTCCAGCCGATCGAGTTCG comes from the Halovivax cerinus genome and includes:
- a CDS encoding helix-hairpin-helix domain-containing protein gives rise to the protein MELEAIPGVGAKTAESLAELDDPERALRDGDVAELASAPGVTPGRAARIARAAIRAKHDDPGGFLGTDRAREIHRELLSLLQARAVTDYAARRLETFYPSARRSRIEEARAVTASAMEREPTDAVLDALHDVEPVAEPGDVRVRERCLATTDAERYSAARQAFPELSVEIVEDARGLAELARGYATVIALDERFGGIDVEGDVRVRPDALDEPVEIVPERPLAFFSRNRDCLRAAVAVHRESDLDAPCDLDALTSGLDRLDADGAVAGDDELDRLEDALDDLDDVVVAAEDLANAQLKDAIVEQDVTIEGSDLLSLVERGAGADSLLSRELADEYDAAVDAARTHLIEGLALDDAEAEVAARAFPDEATFPVAHEADVVARLREDLQAAMDRRAGERKRDLANTLAGMRADAETLVRQALEIDVELAIARFAADYDCALPVFVDDDAGDPATVGGTEGEAPDGVDAGSAPDIEIVGGRSPVLDEPPDRIDPVDYEIDGVRLLSGVNSGGKTSTLDLVAAVVALAHMGLPVPADSVRLRRFDGLHYHAKTQGTLDAGAFESTVRDFADLATGADGGLVLVDELESITEPGASAKIIAGILEALAERDATAVFVSHLADEIRETAGYDVPVDGIEATGLVNGELQVDRSPVPDHLARSTPELIVEKLATEAGSEGVSDDGTAGSGNPRESADGGSDPADFYDRLLAKFG